The window GCTGGATGCGGCGCTGCCTCGAGCTGGCGGCGCGCGGAGCCGGGCGGGCGAGTCCGAATCCGATGGTCGGCTCCGTTCTGGTGGGCCCGGCCCGTGAAGTGCTCGGCGAGGGATGGCACGAGCGCTTCGGCGAGGCGCACGCCGAGCGCAATGCCCTTTCCGACGCCGAACGCGCTCACCCCGGGCGATCGTTCGAGGATGCGACATTGTACGTCAACCTCGAGCCCTGCAACCACCATGGCAAAACCCCTCCGTGCACGGACATCATCCTGGAGAAACGTATCCAGCGGGTGATCGTGGGAATGATCGACCCGTTTCCGGCCGTCTCCGGCAGTGGCATCGCGCGCCTCCGGTCCCACGGGGTGTCGGTCTGCCTGGGGGTCTTGGAAGCGGAGTGCCGGCAGTTCAACGAGGCATTTGTGCACCGGGTGCAGACCGGCCGGCCGCTCGTGACCCTCAAAATCGCGCAAACACTCGACGGCCGCATCGCCGCCGCGTCGGGCGATGCGTGCTGGGTGAGCGGGGAGACGTCGCGCGCGCTGGTGCACCGCTGGCGCGCCGAGTTGGATGCGGTGCTCGTCGGCGCGGGAACCGCGGCAGCCGACGATCCGGCGCTCACCGTCCGCCACGTATCCGGCCGGCAGCCTGTCCGTGTCGTGCTCGACCGCACCGGATCGTTGCCCCCCTCGCTGCAGCTGTTCACGGATGCACACGTGGCATCGACCGTCGCCGTCATCGGCCCCGGCGCCCGGCCGGCCTACGCCGCCGCGCTGAGGGCCGCCGGCGGACGACTCGTGGTCGTGGATGAGGCGGCGGGGCATCTGGATCTCCGTACCGTGCTGGACCGGCTGGGATCGGAAGGCGGACCCGGCGGCCGGCGGATGAACA of the Rhodothermales bacterium genome contains:
- the ribD gene encoding bifunctional diaminohydroxyphosphoribosylaminopyrimidine deaminase/5-amino-6-(5-phosphoribosylamino)uracil reductase RibD produces the protein MSSDLTSDERWMRRCLELAARGAGRASPNPMVGSVLVGPAREVLGEGWHERFGEAHAERNALSDAERAHPGRSFEDATLYVNLEPCNHHGKTPPCTDIILEKRIQRVIVGMIDPFPAVSGSGIARLRSHGVSVCLGVLEAECRQFNEAFVHRVQTGRPLVTLKIAQTLDGRIAAASGDACWVSGETSRALVHRWRAELDAVLVGAGTAAADDPALTVRHVSGRQPVRVVLDRTGSLPPSLQLFTDAHVASTVAVIGPGARPAYAAALRAAGGRLVVVDEAAGHLDLRTVLDRLGSEGGPGGRRMNTVLVEAGPGLASALLEQDLVDRLAVFIAPKIIGDGAPSFALPGIPRMTDAIRFSEYHWEPSGEDMLFLGYRRL